The Couchioplanes caeruleus nucleotide sequence TGCCCGAACAGGCTGAAGACCCAGAGCGCGTACGCGGCCCACCAGTTGAAGTTGTCGCCGTAGAAGACGATCGTGTCGTCCCGGCCGATGCCCTTCGCCTCACACATCGCCGCGAACTGGGCCGGGTCCAGGTAGTCCCGGGTGAGCTGGTCGTTCAGCTCGAGGTGCCAGTCGACCTTCACGGCACCCGGGATGTGGCCGGTGTCGTAGAGCAGGACATCCTCATCCGACTCGACGACCACCAGGCCGGGTGTGTCGAGGTTGGCGGCGAGCCAGTCGGTGGTGACCAGCTTCTCAGGGTGGGCGTACGCCTGCAGGGACGGCGCCGGGTCGTTCGCAACGGACATGTCACTCACGCTATCGCGTCGATGGGGGCAAGCCGGGGCCGCTTCGCCGTGACCTCGTCACCAGAGGAGGCGCCGACGAGCCGCCGCTTCAGCCAGGGGGCGAAATGCTGCCCGGCCCAGCGCAGGTCGGCGCCGCGGGCCAGGAGCCAGGGCGTCGGCGCGGGCATCGGCGGAACCAGCATCCAGTCCTCGTCGACACCGACGCCGAGCGTGTTCAGGACGTGCGCAGCGACACGTCGATGACCGGCGGCCGACAGATGCAGGCGGTCGGCACTCCACATCAGCGGGTTGCGGAAGGCGTCGTCGGCAAAAAGATCTATGAGGTACGCGCCGTGGCGCTGAGCCAGCTCACGTGCGCCGTCGTTGAGCGCCGCGGCACGGGGACCGACGATGCGCTGGCCCGGCAGGTGCACGGTGACGTCCGCGAACCGGAACAGGATGACGTCGGCGCCGGCGGCGCGCAGCCCGCCGATGACCGGGTCGATCCGGTGCACGAGGCCCCACGGGTCGACCTTGCGGCGCAGGACGTCGTTGCCGCCCGCGGCGAAGCTGACCAGGTCGGGCCGCATCGCCAGCGTCGGCTCCAGCTGGTCGGCGACGACCTGATCGAGCAGTTTGCCGCGGACGGCGAGGTTCGCGTACCCGAAATCGGGGCCCGCCTCGACGGCCAGCCGGGCCGCCACCAGGTCTGCCCACCCGCGGTAGCTCCCGTCGGGATAGCCGTCATCCATGCCTTCGGTGAAGCTGTCACCCATCGCCACGAAGCTCTTCCAGGTCATGCCCCCGCCCCCTGAACGTCTCCTCAGTCGCAGATTCACAGCGAGTTTTCCACCGGCCGGCGACGAACGGCAGAGTGACGATGGCGACACTGAGGAGGCCCGCGATAACGGGATGTTTCTGTCGGTGGGCCTCCCTAGGCTCTCGGGCATGCTCACGCGAATGTCCACGATGCTGCTCAAGACCCTGCGCGAGGAGCCGGCGGAAGCGGAGGTGCCGAGCCATCGGCTGCTCCTGCGGGCCGGCTACATCCGCCGCGCGGCGCCGGGCGGACACACGTGGCTGCCGCTCGGCAAGCTCGTCCTCGACCGCATCACGGCGATCGTCCGGGAGGAGATGGCCGGCATCGGCGGGCAGGAGGTCAGCTTCCCGGCGCTGCTGCCGCGAGAGCCCTATGACGTCACCGGGCGCTGGACTGAGTACGGCGATGACATCTTCCGGCTGAAGGACCGGCGTGGGGGCGACTACCTGCTCGCCCCGACCCACGAGGAGATGTTCGCGCTGCTCGTCCAGGACATGACGAGTTCCTACCGCGACTTCCCGCTGATCCTCTTCCAGGTGCAGACCAAGTTCCGCGACGAGGCGCGCCCCCGCGCGGGCTTGCTGCGCGGCCGGGAGTTCCTGATGAAGGACTCCTACTCGTTCGACCTGTCGGAAGAAGGACTGCGCGAGGCGTACGCGAGGCACCGGGCGGCCTATCAACGCATCTTGGAACGGCTCGGGCTCGAACACACCATCGTGTCGGCCGTTTCCGGGGCGATGGGCGGCTCCGCGTCCGAGGAGTTCCTCGCCATGTCCGACGTGGGAGAGGACACCTTCGTCGGCTGCACCCGGTGCGACTACGCGGCGAACACCGAGGCCGTGGTGACGC carries:
- a CDS encoding SGNH/GDSL hydrolase family protein, whose product is MTWKSFVAMGDSFTEGMDDGYPDGSYRGWADLVAARLAVEAGPDFGYANLAVRGKLLDQVVADQLEPTLAMRPDLVSFAAGGNDVLRRKVDPWGLVHRIDPVIGGLRAAGADVILFRFADVTVHLPGQRIVGPRAAALNDGARELAQRHGAYLIDLFADDAFRNPLMWSADRLHLSAAGHRRVAAHVLNTLGVGVDEDWMLVPPMPAPTPWLLARGADLRWAGQHFAPWLKRRLVGASSGDEVTAKRPRLAPIDAIA